In Nitrospira sp., a genomic segment contains:
- a CDS encoding SGNH/GDSL hydrolase family protein, which produces MINLGIPHLRSEEILALFYAEAIPLHPDVVTFYEGVNDAARGNPSVSEGDRKNSTQRREQSASTPLKAGYGMVRDHLVTVAFIDSIRQNMTAEPTFNRGQVQRHMTGTSEHFIASIDKLYRECQQRGIIFVALKQQAKSHIVKEADMKGVTYAPEVKIIKDKLEKEGAIKIRELPLLTHSALTTDLEHWADSSGVPFVDIQKVLDQDRDVLMNGVHLSPRGNRMIAETLAEKIRQLVGHRTALSPAVPMHSLEWRSSGGVLRSAARGPIRPDLVD; this is translated from the coding sequence GTGATTAATCTCGGTATTCCTCACCTCCGTTCGGAGGAAATACTCGCCCTCTTCTATGCGGAGGCGATACCGTTGCACCCGGACGTGGTCACTTTTTACGAAGGGGTCAACGATGCGGCCAGAGGAAACCCAAGCGTGAGTGAGGGCGACAGGAAGAATTCTACCCAGAGACGAGAACAGTCGGCGAGCACACCATTAAAGGCTGGTTATGGGATGGTGCGTGATCACCTCGTCACGGTCGCGTTTATCGACAGCATTCGGCAGAACATGACCGCCGAGCCGACGTTCAACCGCGGACAGGTTCAACGGCACATGACGGGTACGAGCGAACATTTCATTGCGAGTATCGACAAACTGTATCGGGAGTGTCAGCAGCGTGGAATCATATTTGTGGCTCTCAAGCAGCAGGCGAAGTCCCATATCGTCAAGGAAGCTGATATGAAGGGGGTCACATATGCGCCAGAAGTTAAAATAATAAAGGACAAGTTGGAAAAAGAAGGTGCAATTAAGATCAGGGAGCTCCCCCTTCTTACACACAGCGCGCTCACCACCGATCTCGAGCATTGGGCGGATTCCAGCGGTGTGCCGTTTGTGGACATTCAGAAGGTACTCGATCAGGACAGAGATGTCTTGATGAACGGGGTACACTTGAGCCCTCGAGGCAATCGCATGATTGCAGAGACCCTGGCCGAGAAGATCCGGCAATTAGTCGGCCACCGCACTGCACTGAGTCCTGCCGTACCGATGCATTCTTTAGAATGGCGTTCATCAGGAGGTGTTTTGCGATCGGCCGCGCGCGGGCCCATCAGGCCAGACCTTGTTGACTGA
- a CDS encoding C4-type zinc ribbon domain-containing protein translates to MNQKLSPLIELQKLDLRIMEIGEIRRKIPERLHAAEAPLREASRILNDTKVAVETAVKERRSHEKDLEAHEAHTDKMKSHAASLKTNKEYQAHLFELDLASKKRGDFEEKILLTMEKIDELQKTLKELQEKSTAHEKVFTQEKQRLDAQDKELATELAQLQLRHREASVKVEKALLDRYNQVKASRKDHPLAAVRDGICLGCRLQIPPQLIAQVKRSEDLHLCPYCRRILYWEGEPITEGASALESKPSDLEVGESA, encoded by the coding sequence TTGAACCAAAAACTTTCCCCGCTCATTGAACTGCAAAAGCTCGATCTCCGAATCATGGAGATCGGTGAAATCCGCCGAAAAATCCCCGAACGTCTCCATGCTGCCGAGGCTCCTCTTCGAGAGGCAAGTCGGATCCTAAACGACACAAAGGTCGCCGTCGAGACTGCCGTTAAAGAACGTCGCTCGCATGAAAAGGACCTGGAGGCGCATGAGGCGCACACAGACAAGATGAAATCGCACGCGGCAAGCCTGAAGACCAACAAGGAGTATCAGGCGCACTTGTTCGAGCTGGACTTGGCGAGTAAGAAACGAGGAGATTTTGAAGAAAAGATTCTGTTGACGATGGAGAAGATCGACGAATTGCAGAAGACCCTCAAGGAGCTTCAGGAGAAAAGTACCGCACATGAGAAGGTGTTTACACAGGAGAAACAGAGACTGGACGCACAGGACAAGGAGCTTGCGACGGAACTGGCTCAACTCCAACTTCGCCATCGAGAGGCTTCAGTGAAGGTTGAGAAAGCCCTGCTCGATCGGTACAACCAGGTCAAGGCCTCGCGGAAAGACCACCCTCTTGCGGCCGTGCGTGACGGCATCTGTCTCGGCTGCCGTCTACAGATCCCGCCGCAGCTTATCGCGCAAGTCAAACGGTCGGAAGACCTGCATCTCTGCCCCTATTGCCGCCGGATCTTGTATTGGGAAGGGGAACCGATCACGGAAGGCGCTTCCGCACTAGAAAGCAAGCCCTCGGACCTCGAAGTGGGAGAATCGGCTTAG
- a CDS encoding SGNH/GDSL hydrolase family protein — protein sequence MAWSGVLLAATHRSHPPVVLGRYSWNYAYLLGLLVGIAVILSLIKSSWYLKLCQAKTGLLVSGVSLLVSIGVVELALRLVDPLGISYYELAGNYVRDKLADDQLIFRHKPSWEARYGDVRVTYNERGLRDRPILPKAAGEYRILALGDSVTFGWGVDQDKTFTARLESLLQGRLHRPVRVINSGVGGYNTVQEVTYFKQEGINLQPDLVMLTYVQNDIEVNKGPFDPWTQSSLWGKPFPDMLETMVRKLWLFRLAHHTYRYAIPKQVKEEPSAPSQNGMGWRASMSALGELIEMCEERRIPLILFFERLDPRDNNLLLEDVVRHAKGVPVKDMAPWFAGLRIASHVNSKVDGHPNGEGHRVMAEQMANDIVSDLAKTSPTTILVSHK from the coding sequence GTGGCGTGGAGCGGGGTCCTGCTCGCGGCTACCCATCGTTCGCATCCTCCAGTGGTATTGGGCCGGTATAGCTGGAATTATGCCTATCTGCTTGGTCTGCTGGTTGGTATCGCCGTGATACTCTCACTGATCAAGTCGTCTTGGTACTTGAAGCTTTGCCAGGCGAAAACAGGGCTCCTCGTAAGCGGTGTGTCATTGCTCGTATCGATCGGTGTGGTCGAACTGGCGCTTCGTCTGGTTGATCCGCTCGGGATCTCCTACTACGAGCTGGCAGGGAATTACGTGCGCGACAAGCTGGCCGATGACCAGCTCATCTTCCGCCACAAACCGTCCTGGGAGGCCCGCTACGGCGACGTGCGCGTGACCTATAACGAACGAGGATTACGCGATCGACCGATTTTGCCGAAAGCCGCCGGGGAATATCGGATTCTTGCGCTTGGAGACTCGGTGACCTTTGGATGGGGGGTGGACCAGGACAAGACGTTCACTGCCCGGCTCGAATCATTACTGCAAGGTCGTCTCCACCGGCCGGTGAGGGTGATCAACAGTGGGGTGGGGGGGTACAACACGGTGCAAGAGGTGACCTATTTCAAGCAGGAAGGGATCAATCTGCAGCCGGATTTGGTGATGTTGACCTATGTGCAGAATGACATCGAAGTGAACAAAGGGCCTTTCGATCCATGGACTCAAAGTTCTCTGTGGGGAAAGCCTTTTCCCGACATGTTAGAAACTATGGTGAGGAAGCTGTGGCTCTTTCGATTAGCTCATCATACCTATCGCTATGCCATACCTAAACAGGTAAAAGAGGAGCCTTCTGCTCCCTCGCAAAATGGGATGGGATGGCGTGCGTCCATGTCGGCGTTAGGCGAACTAATTGAGATGTGTGAAGAACGGAGGATCCCACTCATCCTATTCTTCGAACGGTTGGATCCACGCGACAATAACTTATTGCTGGAAGATGTGGTTCGGCATGCCAAAGGAGTTCCGGTCAAGGACATGGCACCATGGTTTGCGGGGCTGCGCATAGCTTCACATGTGAATTCGAAGGTCGATGGCCACCCTAATGGGGAAGGCCATCGTGTGATGGCGGAACAGATGGCCAACGATATTGTGAGTGACCTCGCGAAGACCTCTCCCACGACGATACTGGTAAGTCACAAGTAG